From Rhodamnia argentea isolate NSW1041297 chromosome 10, ASM2092103v1, whole genome shotgun sequence, a single genomic window includes:
- the LOC115739305 gene encoding 2-isopropylmalate synthase 2, chloroplastic-like isoform X3 has protein sequence MAMASTFINPNFSSISISSSSSFAPRLYSLFPSSRHTPTSSSSSSSTFPRFSSQSPPSPQPPCSAIRCSAAAPPPSPSRRPPYIPNRIPDPNYVRIFDTTLRDGEQSPGATMTSKEKLDIARQLAKLGVDVIEAGFPTSSKDDFEAVKAIALEVGNAVDAHGYVPVVCGLSRCNEKDIRTAWEAVRYAKRPRIHTFIATSGIHMEHKLKMSKEKVLDIARRMVAFARSLGCDDVEFSPEDAGRSEREFLYEVLGEVIKAGATTLNIPDTVGYTIPEEFGKLIADIKANTPGIENVIISTHCQNDLGLSTANTIAGACAGARQVEVTINGIGERAGNASLEEVVMALKCRGQHVMGGLYTGINTHHIVMTSIMVEEYSGLHVQPHKAIVGANAFAHESGIHQKTLQQGRLPNASILLVAAQNDGMLKHPSTYEIISPEDIGLERSNEAGIVLGKLSGRHALKNKLHERVADADIRALVSDEVFQPTVVWKLHDLQVTCGTLGLSTATVKLIGADGKEHIACSVGTGPVDSAYKAVDLIVKVPAALLEYSMNAVTEGIDAIATTRVLIRGENNHTSTHALTGETVHRTFSGTGAGMDIVVSSVRAYVGALNKMLSFVEQTPSEVPAERTPVSV, from the exons ATGGCCATGGCTTCCACCTTCATCAACCCTAAtttctcttccatctccatctcctcctcctcctccttcgctcCCAGACTCTACTCCCTCTTCCCCTCCTCTCGCCATACcccaacatcatcatcatcatcatcatccaccTTCCCTCGCTTCTCTTCCCAATCTCCCCCATCGCCACAACCACCCTGCTCCGCCATCCGATGCTCCGCCGCcgctccccctccctccccctcccGCCGCCCTCCGTACATCCCCAACCGCATCCCCGACCCCAACTACGTCCGCATCTTCGACACCACCCTCCGCGACGGCGAGCAGTCCCCCGGCGCCACCATGACCTCCAAGGAGAAGCTCGACATCGCCCGCCAGCTCGCCAAGCTCGGCGTCGACGTCATCGAGGCCGGCTTCCCCACCTCCTCCAAGGACGACTTCGAGGCCGTCAAGGCCATCGCCCTCGAGGTCGGTAACGCCGTCGACGCCCATGGCTACGTCCCCGTCGTTTGCGGCCTCTCCAGGTGCAACGAGAAGGACATCAGGACCGCTTGGGAGGCCGTCCGCTACGCCAAGCGGCCGAGGATACACACCTTCATCGCCACCAGTGGGATCCACATGGAGCATAAGCTGAAGATGAGCAAGGAAAAGGTTCTCGACATTGCCAGGAGGATGGTGGCCTTCGCCCGGAGCTTGGGCTGCGATGATGTCGAGTTCAGCCCTGAGGATGCTGGCAG ATCGGAGAGGGAGTTTCTCTATGAAGTTCTGGGTGAAGTTATCAAGGCAGGTGCCACAACTCTCAACATACCCGACACTGTGGGTTATACTATTCCTGAAGAGTTTGGTAAACTGATAGCTGACATAAAAGCGAATACCCCTGGAATAGAAAATGTTATCATTTCCACACACTGCCAAAATGATCTTGGTCTTTCAACAGCCAACACCATAGCG GGCGCATGTGCTGGGGCAAGACAAGTGGAAGTAACAATTAATGGCATTGGTGAAAGAGCTGGAAATGCTTCTTTGGAAGAG gtggTAATGGCCTTAAAATGCAGAGGGCAGCACGTAATGGGAGGTCTTTACACAGGAATCAATACTCATCATATTGTCATGACTAGCATAATG GTAGAAGAGTACTCGGGCTTGCATGTACAACCTCATAAAGCTATTGTTGGAGCTAATGCCTTTGCTCATGAAAGTGGCATCCATCAG AAAACTTTACAGCAAGGAAGATTGCCAAATGCGTCCATTTTGTTGGTCGCTGCTCAAAAT GACGGAATGCTGAAACACCCAAGTACATATGAAATTATATCTCCTGAAGATATTGGACTCGAGCGATCCAATGAGGCGGGCATTGTCCTTGGAAAATTGAG TGGGCGCCATGCTTTGAAAAATAAACTTCACGAG AGAGTTGCTGATGCTGACATAAGAGCCCTGGTATCAGATGAAGTTTTTCAACCAACGGTTGTATGGAAGCTTCATGATTTACAG GTTACATGTGGTACTCTTGGTCTGTCGACGGCAACTGTGAAACTTATTGGTGCTGATGGGAAAGAGCATATTGCTTGTTCTGTCGGTACTGGACCTGTGGATTCAGCATACAAGGCTGTTGATCTAATTGTTAAG GTACCTGCAGCGCTTCTTGAGTACTCCATGAACGCTGTCACAGAGGGCATTGATGCAATAGCCACAACCCGAGTTTTGATCCGTGGCGAAAACAATCACACATCTACACATGCTTTAACTGGGGAGACTGTACACAGAACCTTCAG TGGTACTGGGGCGGGCATGGATATTGTCGTTTCAAGTGTGAGGGCCTATGTTGGTGCATTGAACAAGATGTTAAGTTTCGTGGAGCAGACTCCGTCAGAGGTTCCTGCAGAGAGAACCCCAGTGTCCGTGTAA
- the LOC115739305 gene encoding 2-isopropylmalate synthase A-like isoform X1, with protein sequence MAMASTFINPNFSSISISSSSSFAPRLYSLFPSSRHTPTSSSSSSSTFPRFSSQSPPSPQPPCSAIRCSAAAPPPSPSRRPPYIPNRIPDPNYVRIFDTTLRDGEQSPGATMTSKEKLDIARQLAKLGVDVIEAGFPTSSKDDFEAVKAIALEVGNAVDAHGYVPVVCGLSRCNEKDIRTAWEAVRYAKRPRIHTFIATSGIHMEHKLKMSKEKVLDIARRMVAFARSLGCDDVEFSPEDAGRSEREFLYEVLGEVIKAGATTLNIPDTVGYTIPEEFGKLIADIKANTPGIENVIISTHCQNDLGLSTANTIAGACAGARQVEVTINGIGERAGNASLEEVVMALKCRGQHVMGGLYTGINTHHIVMTSIMVEEYSGLHVQPHKAIVGANAFAHESGIHQKTLQQGRLPNASILLVAAQNDGMLKHPSTYEIISPEDIGLERSNEAGIVLGKLSGRHALKNKLHELGYDIDGEQLDNIFWRFKAVAEQKKRVADADIRALVSDEVFQPTVVWKLHDLQVTCGTLGLSTATVKLIGADGKEHIACSVGTGPVDSAYKAVDLIVKVPAALLEYSMNAVTEGIDAIATTRVLIRGENNHTSTHALTGETVHRTFSGTGAGMDIVVSSVRAYVGALNKMLSFVEQTPSEVPAERTPVSV encoded by the exons ATGGCCATGGCTTCCACCTTCATCAACCCTAAtttctcttccatctccatctcctcctcctcctccttcgctcCCAGACTCTACTCCCTCTTCCCCTCCTCTCGCCATACcccaacatcatcatcatcatcatcatccaccTTCCCTCGCTTCTCTTCCCAATCTCCCCCATCGCCACAACCACCCTGCTCCGCCATCCGATGCTCCGCCGCcgctccccctccctccccctcccGCCGCCCTCCGTACATCCCCAACCGCATCCCCGACCCCAACTACGTCCGCATCTTCGACACCACCCTCCGCGACGGCGAGCAGTCCCCCGGCGCCACCATGACCTCCAAGGAGAAGCTCGACATCGCCCGCCAGCTCGCCAAGCTCGGCGTCGACGTCATCGAGGCCGGCTTCCCCACCTCCTCCAAGGACGACTTCGAGGCCGTCAAGGCCATCGCCCTCGAGGTCGGTAACGCCGTCGACGCCCATGGCTACGTCCCCGTCGTTTGCGGCCTCTCCAGGTGCAACGAGAAGGACATCAGGACCGCTTGGGAGGCCGTCCGCTACGCCAAGCGGCCGAGGATACACACCTTCATCGCCACCAGTGGGATCCACATGGAGCATAAGCTGAAGATGAGCAAGGAAAAGGTTCTCGACATTGCCAGGAGGATGGTGGCCTTCGCCCGGAGCTTGGGCTGCGATGATGTCGAGTTCAGCCCTGAGGATGCTGGCAG ATCGGAGAGGGAGTTTCTCTATGAAGTTCTGGGTGAAGTTATCAAGGCAGGTGCCACAACTCTCAACATACCCGACACTGTGGGTTATACTATTCCTGAAGAGTTTGGTAAACTGATAGCTGACATAAAAGCGAATACCCCTGGAATAGAAAATGTTATCATTTCCACACACTGCCAAAATGATCTTGGTCTTTCAACAGCCAACACCATAGCG GGCGCATGTGCTGGGGCAAGACAAGTGGAAGTAACAATTAATGGCATTGGTGAAAGAGCTGGAAATGCTTCTTTGGAAGAG gtggTAATGGCCTTAAAATGCAGAGGGCAGCACGTAATGGGAGGTCTTTACACAGGAATCAATACTCATCATATTGTCATGACTAGCATAATG GTAGAAGAGTACTCGGGCTTGCATGTACAACCTCATAAAGCTATTGTTGGAGCTAATGCCTTTGCTCATGAAAGTGGCATCCATCAG AAAACTTTACAGCAAGGAAGATTGCCAAATGCGTCCATTTTGTTGGTCGCTGCTCAAAAT GACGGAATGCTGAAACACCCAAGTACATATGAAATTATATCTCCTGAAGATATTGGACTCGAGCGATCCAATGAGGCGGGCATTGTCCTTGGAAAATTGAG TGGGCGCCATGCTTTGAAAAATAAACTTCACGAG CTTGGTTATGATATTGATGGTGAACAACTGGACAATATCTTCTGGCGGTTTAAGGCAGTAGCTGAGCAGAAAAAG AGAGTTGCTGATGCTGACATAAGAGCCCTGGTATCAGATGAAGTTTTTCAACCAACGGTTGTATGGAAGCTTCATGATTTACAG GTTACATGTGGTACTCTTGGTCTGTCGACGGCAACTGTGAAACTTATTGGTGCTGATGGGAAAGAGCATATTGCTTGTTCTGTCGGTACTGGACCTGTGGATTCAGCATACAAGGCTGTTGATCTAATTGTTAAG GTACCTGCAGCGCTTCTTGAGTACTCCATGAACGCTGTCACAGAGGGCATTGATGCAATAGCCACAACCCGAGTTTTGATCCGTGGCGAAAACAATCACACATCTACACATGCTTTAACTGGGGAGACTGTACACAGAACCTTCAG TGGTACTGGGGCGGGCATGGATATTGTCGTTTCAAGTGTGAGGGCCTATGTTGGTGCATTGAACAAGATGTTAAGTTTCGTGGAGCAGACTCCGTCAGAGGTTCCTGCAGAGAGAACCCCAGTGTCCGTGTAA
- the LOC115739305 gene encoding 2-isopropylmalate synthase A-like isoform X2 — protein MAMASTFINPNFSSISISSSSSFAPRLYSLFPSSRHTPTSSSSSSSTFPRFSSQSPPSPQPPCSAIRCSAAAPPPSPSRRPPYIPNRIPDPNYVRIFDTTLRDGEQSPGATMTSKEKLDIARQLAKLGVDVIEAGFPTSSKDDFEAVKAIALEVGNAVDAHGYVPVVCGLSRCNEKDIRTAWEAVRYAKRPRIHTFIATSGIHMEHKLKMSKEKVLDIARRMVAFARSLGCDDVEFSPEDAGRSEREFLYEVLGEVIKAGATTLNIPDTVGYTIPEEFGKLIADIKANTPGIENVIISTHCQNDLGLSTANTIAGACAGARQVEVTINGIGERAGNASLEEVVMALKCRGQHVMGGLYTGINTHHIVMTSIMVEEYSGLHVQPHKAIVGANAFAHESGIHQDGMLKHPSTYEIISPEDIGLERSNEAGIVLGKLSGRHALKNKLHELGYDIDGEQLDNIFWRFKAVAEQKKRVADADIRALVSDEVFQPTVVWKLHDLQVTCGTLGLSTATVKLIGADGKEHIACSVGTGPVDSAYKAVDLIVKVPAALLEYSMNAVTEGIDAIATTRVLIRGENNHTSTHALTGETVHRTFSGTGAGMDIVVSSVRAYVGALNKMLSFVEQTPSEVPAERTPVSV, from the exons ATGGCCATGGCTTCCACCTTCATCAACCCTAAtttctcttccatctccatctcctcctcctcctccttcgctcCCAGACTCTACTCCCTCTTCCCCTCCTCTCGCCATACcccaacatcatcatcatcatcatcatccaccTTCCCTCGCTTCTCTTCCCAATCTCCCCCATCGCCACAACCACCCTGCTCCGCCATCCGATGCTCCGCCGCcgctccccctccctccccctcccGCCGCCCTCCGTACATCCCCAACCGCATCCCCGACCCCAACTACGTCCGCATCTTCGACACCACCCTCCGCGACGGCGAGCAGTCCCCCGGCGCCACCATGACCTCCAAGGAGAAGCTCGACATCGCCCGCCAGCTCGCCAAGCTCGGCGTCGACGTCATCGAGGCCGGCTTCCCCACCTCCTCCAAGGACGACTTCGAGGCCGTCAAGGCCATCGCCCTCGAGGTCGGTAACGCCGTCGACGCCCATGGCTACGTCCCCGTCGTTTGCGGCCTCTCCAGGTGCAACGAGAAGGACATCAGGACCGCTTGGGAGGCCGTCCGCTACGCCAAGCGGCCGAGGATACACACCTTCATCGCCACCAGTGGGATCCACATGGAGCATAAGCTGAAGATGAGCAAGGAAAAGGTTCTCGACATTGCCAGGAGGATGGTGGCCTTCGCCCGGAGCTTGGGCTGCGATGATGTCGAGTTCAGCCCTGAGGATGCTGGCAG ATCGGAGAGGGAGTTTCTCTATGAAGTTCTGGGTGAAGTTATCAAGGCAGGTGCCACAACTCTCAACATACCCGACACTGTGGGTTATACTATTCCTGAAGAGTTTGGTAAACTGATAGCTGACATAAAAGCGAATACCCCTGGAATAGAAAATGTTATCATTTCCACACACTGCCAAAATGATCTTGGTCTTTCAACAGCCAACACCATAGCG GGCGCATGTGCTGGGGCAAGACAAGTGGAAGTAACAATTAATGGCATTGGTGAAAGAGCTGGAAATGCTTCTTTGGAAGAG gtggTAATGGCCTTAAAATGCAGAGGGCAGCACGTAATGGGAGGTCTTTACACAGGAATCAATACTCATCATATTGTCATGACTAGCATAATG GTAGAAGAGTACTCGGGCTTGCATGTACAACCTCATAAAGCTATTGTTGGAGCTAATGCCTTTGCTCATGAAAGTGGCATCCATCAG GACGGAATGCTGAAACACCCAAGTACATATGAAATTATATCTCCTGAAGATATTGGACTCGAGCGATCCAATGAGGCGGGCATTGTCCTTGGAAAATTGAG TGGGCGCCATGCTTTGAAAAATAAACTTCACGAG CTTGGTTATGATATTGATGGTGAACAACTGGACAATATCTTCTGGCGGTTTAAGGCAGTAGCTGAGCAGAAAAAG AGAGTTGCTGATGCTGACATAAGAGCCCTGGTATCAGATGAAGTTTTTCAACCAACGGTTGTATGGAAGCTTCATGATTTACAG GTTACATGTGGTACTCTTGGTCTGTCGACGGCAACTGTGAAACTTATTGGTGCTGATGGGAAAGAGCATATTGCTTGTTCTGTCGGTACTGGACCTGTGGATTCAGCATACAAGGCTGTTGATCTAATTGTTAAG GTACCTGCAGCGCTTCTTGAGTACTCCATGAACGCTGTCACAGAGGGCATTGATGCAATAGCCACAACCCGAGTTTTGATCCGTGGCGAAAACAATCACACATCTACACATGCTTTAACTGGGGAGACTGTACACAGAACCTTCAG TGGTACTGGGGCGGGCATGGATATTGTCGTTTCAAGTGTGAGGGCCTATGTTGGTGCATTGAACAAGATGTTAAGTTTCGTGGAGCAGACTCCGTCAGAGGTTCCTGCAGAGAGAACCCCAGTGTCCGTGTAA